In Phreatobacter cathodiphilus, the genomic window AGGAGCTGGAGGTCGCCTTTCCCGCCCTGAAGACCGCCGACAGCCTGAGCCGGAAGGTCGGCGCGGCGCCGGCCGGCAAATTCGGCAAGGTCACCCACGCCGTTCCCATGCTCTCCCTCTCCAACGCCTTCGCCGACGAGGAGGTGGTGGACTTCGTCGGCCGCGTGCGCCGCTTCCTCGGCCTCGGCGCCGACGAGCCCGTGGCCATGACCGCCGAGCCGAAGATCGACGGCCTGTCCTGCTCGCTGCGCTACGAGCGCGGCGAACTCACCGTGGCCGCCACCCGCGGCGACGGCGCCGTCGGCGAGGACGTCACCGCAAACATCCGCACCATCGACGAGATCCCGAAGACGCTGAAGGGCGCCCCGGACGTGCTGGAGGTGCGCGGCGAGGTCTATCTCTCCCACGCGGATTTCCGCCGCATCAACGCCCGGCAGGAGGAGAGGGGCCTGCCGCCCTTCGCCAATCCGCGCAATGCCGCCGCCGGCTCGCTGCGCCAGCTCGACCCGCGCATCACCGCCGAGCGGCCGCTGCACTTCTTCGCCTATGCGTGGGGCGAGATCAGCCCGGAACGGCCGCGCGACACCCAGTCCGGCATGGTCGGCTGGTTCCGCGAACTCGGCTTCCCCACCAATCCGCTGACCGTCGTGCGCGACAGCGCCGAGGGCCTCCTCGGCCATTACCGCGAGATCGAGGCGAAGCGCGCCACCCTCGGCTACGACATCGACGGCGTCGTCTACAAGGTGGACAGCCTCGCCTTGCAGGCCCGCCTCGGCTTCGTCTCGCGCTCGCCGCGCTGGGCCATCGCCCACAAGTTCGCCGCCGAGAAGGCGACGACCATCCTCGATGCCATCGACATCCAGGTCGGCCGCACCGGCGCGCTCACCCCCGTCGCCAAGCTGCGCCCGGTCACCGTGGGCGGCGTCGTCGTCTCCAACGCCACGCTGCACAACGAGGACTACATCAGGGGCGTCGGCACCGACGGCGAGCGCTTCCGCGAGCACGATATCCGCGTCGGCGACACCGTGATCGTCCAGCGCGCCGGCGACGTCATCCCGCAGGTGCTCGACATCGTGGCCGAGAAGCGCCCGGCCGATGCAAAGCCCTACGCCTTCCCAACCACCTGCCCGGCCTGCGGCAGCCCCGCCATCCGCGAGGAGGGCGAGGCGGTGAGGCGCTGCACCGGCGGCTTCGCCTGTCCGGCCCAGGCCGTGGAGCGGCTGCGCCACGTCGTCTCGCGCCGCGTGCTCGACATCGAGGGCCTGGGGGCCGAACGCCTGCCCTTCTTCTTCTCAGATCCCGACCTGCCGATCCGCGAGCCGGCCGACATCTTCACCCTCGCCCGCCGCGACGCGCAGAACCTGAAGAAGCTGCGCGACAAGGAGGGCTTCGGCGCGCTCTCGGTGAAGAACCTCTTCGAAGCCATCGAGCAGAGCCGCACCGTGCCGCTCGACCGGCTGATCGCCGCGCTCGGCATCCGCCACATCGGCGAGACGACGGCGCGCGTCCTCGCCCGCGCCTACGGCACCTGGCAGGCCTTCCACGACGCGGCGGTGCGCCTTGCCGAGGGCGATGCCGAAACCCGCCATGAACTCGATTCGCTCGACCAGATCGGCGATGCCGTCATCGACGCCGTCGCCGCCTATTTCGCCGAGCCGCGCAACCGCGCCATGGTCGAGCGCCTCGTCGCCGAACTCGTGGTGCAGGAGGCCGAAAAGCCGAAATCCGACACCCCCGTCGCCGGCAAGACCGTGGTCTTCACTGGCTCACTCGAGAAGATGACGCGTGACGAGGCCAAGGCCATGGCCGAGCGGCTCGGCGCCAAGGTCGCGGGATCGGTGTCGAAGAAGACGGATTACGTGGTCGCCGGCCCCGGTGCGGGGTCGAAGCTCGACAAGGCGCGCGACCTCGGGGTCGCCGTCATGACCGAGGACGAATGGTTCGAGTTCGTGAAATAAACTTGCGAATCCAGATCGTTAACAGTTCGTTTTCACAAGCCATGCGCGGAATGCAAGGCTGGTTGTGCACTGCACAATCTTGTAAAATCGCTGCACTGCAACAAAATGGTCTTGTCGAAAGGGAGGAAGCCTCGAGGTCGTCCACTCTTTCAGAGGAGAGACCACCATGGCTACCATTGCGCTCGACAAGATCGCTTCCGCCGCCCCCGCCGAGAAGGCGACGGGCAAGCGCGGCTTCTGGGGTTCCATCTACGACGCCATCGTCGAGGCCCAGGAACTGCGCGCTTCCACCTACGTCAACGGCTACCTGGCCCATCTGTCGGACGACGAGCTCGCCCGCCACGGCCTGACCCGCGACCAGATGGTCCGCCGCACCCGCAGCATGATGTCGGGCCTCTGAAGGCCCCCATCCTGCGCCGCACGACTGGGCCGGTCCTGCACCCGCGGGACCGGCCGTCGGCGTCACCCCGTACGCCCCCTGGAGGGCATCATGTTTTTCGCCACCCTCGCCCGCTTCCTGAACGATGTCCGCCGCCGCCGCGCCGAGCGCCTGGCGCGCGAGGCCGAGACCCTCGTCTCCGCCGACGAGCTGCGCCGCGCCGGCGTCCTGACGACGCTTGGCGGCTCCTACACGCTGCCTTTCGCGCGCTGAACCCCGCGGGCCGTCCTCAGGACGGCTTGCGCCGGATGCCGATCACCTGACCCACGCCTTCCGGCCGCTCGCGGCCCTGGCTGGCGCGATGCCAGTCCTCCAGCCGCGCCATGATGTCGTCGGGGAAGGGCGCCGGCTTGCGCGTCGCCATGTCGATGTGGATCGAGATCGATTCCATCGTCGCCGACAGCCAGCGCTCCTCGGCGTGGATGAGCTCCATCCAGTAGTGGATGCGCTTGGCGTCGAGGTCGAGGATGCGGATGCGCGCCTGCACCGGATCGGTCAGGTGCACCTCGCGCAGGTAGCGCACGTGCATCTCCATGGCGAAGAAGCTCATGTTGCGCGTGCGCACATAGGATTCCGACAGGCCGATGCGCTCGAACAGCACGTCCAGCCCCTCGTCGAACAGCTTGACGTAGAAGGCGACGTTCACGTGGCCGTTGTAGTCGATCATCTCCGGCCGGATCGCCATCCGCGGGGTAATCGCAAGGCCGGTGTCGGGGCAGAGGTCGAACTGGGTCATGCCTCCGGCTTAGCCGATGGCGGCTGGCTCCGGCAATCGCCCGGGCGGGGGAGGGGCATGTACTCCAGCTGGCGATGACACGGACCGCCCGCGCGATCCTGCCTTCGTTCCCCGGCCCTTGTGCCTGCGCCGCGCCAGCCCCTAAGGTCCGCTCCCGCTCCACCCTTGGGGCGACCGAGGACCCGCCATGCCCGCCACCCGCACCCGCCCGAGCCCGGAGACCGTCGCCGCCGTCGTCGCCGAGCTCCAGTCCCTGTTCGGCAACCGGGCGGTCACCTCCCAGGCGGTGCGCCAGCAGCACGCCCACACCCTCACCTGGATCGAGAACCAGCCGCCCGACGTCGTCGTCTTCGCCGAGTCGACCGAGGACTGCGTCGCGGTCATGAAGGTCGCCGCCGCCCACGACGTGCCGGTCATCCCCTTCGGCACGGGGTCCTCGCTCGAGGGCCACGTCAACGCGCCCTTCGGCGGCATCTCCCTCGACACCTCGCTGATGAAGCGCATCATCGCCGTCCACGCCGAAGACCTCGACGTGGTGGTCGAGCCCGGCGTCACCCGCAAGCAGCTCAACGAGTATCTGCGCGACATGGGGCTGTTCTTCCCCATCGATCCCGGCGCCGACGCCTCCATCGGCGGCATGGCGGCGACGCGGGCCTCGGGCACCAACGCGGTGCGCTACGGCACGATGAAGGACAACGTCATCGCCCTCGAAGTGGTGCTGCCGAACGGCGAAGTGATCGACACCGCCCGCCGGGCCCGCAAAACCTCGGCCGGCTACGACCTCACCCGCCTCTTCGTCGGCTCCGAGGGCACGCTCGGCGTCATCACCAGGATCACGCTGAAGCTGCACGGCATCCCCGAGGCGATCTCGGCCGCCACCTGCACCTTTCCGACCGTCAAGGACGCCGCCGACGCCACCATCGTCGCCATCCAGACCGGCATCCCCATGGCCCGCATCGAGCTCCTCGACGAGGTGCAGGTCGGCGCGGTCAACGCCTATTCGAAACTCTCGCTGCCCGAGAAGCCGCTGCTGCTGCTGGAATTCCACGGCACCGAAGCCGGCGTCGCCGAACAGGTCGAGCGTTTCCGCGCCATCGCCGACGATTACGGCGCCGGCGACTTCCAGTGGGCCGCCAAAGCCGAGGACCGCACGCGGCTCTGGCAGGCCCGCCACGACGCCTACTGGGCGGCCATGGCGCTCAGGCCCGGCTGGAAGGGCCAGTCCTCCGACGTCTGCGTGCCCATCTCGCGGCTCGCCGAGTGCATCGACGCCACCAAGAAGGACATCGAGGCGAGCGGCCTCATCGCGCCCATCGTTGGCCATGTCGGCGACGGCAATTTCCACGTCCTGCCGCTGATGGACGAGAACGATCCCGCGAGCGTCGCGGCCTGCAAGGCCTTCATGGGCCGCATCGTCGAGAGGGCGCTGGCCATGGAGGGCACCTGCACCGGCGAGCACGGGGTGGGGCAGGGCAAGATGAAATATCTCGCCGCCGAGCACGGCGACGCCGCCCTCGCGCTCATGGCCTCGCTGAAACAGGCCGTCGACCCCCGCGGCCTGATGAACCCCGGCAAAATGGCGGGATGACGGGCTCAGCCGCCGTGCCGGCGCAGCCAGCTCGCCGCATAGCCGCAGCGGGGCACGATGGAGAGGCTCTCGGCCTTGGCCGCGTCGACGACCTTCTCCATCAGGCGCCCGGCCGCACCGGTGCCGCGCAGCGCCGGCTCGGCCTCCACATGGTCGATGACGAGGCTGCCGCCCTGGCGGCGGTAGATCGCGAAGGCCTGGCGGCCGCCGACGTCGAGCTCGAACCGGCCGGCGGCAGCGTTGTCCCGGAACATGTCTGTCATCGCGCAATCTCCCTATCGACCGACTTTACCGCCATATGGGGGCGGCAGCGCCGGCGGCCACCACCCCTCTGCAAGTCTGGCCTGCGGGAACCCGCGATGCGGGGATCGCCGCCGGCCTTCCTCCTGCGACGACCTGGCGGCTTGCCTGCGGCCGGTGCGACACCATGTTCTCGCCCATGACGTGGAAAGCGGTCGTCCTTGTCCTTCTGGCCGGCCTCGGCTCGTCGCCGGTGGCGGCGGCTTCCGAGCCGGCCCTGCCCGATGCACTCAGGCGTTGCGCCGGCATTGCCGTCGAGGCGGAGAGGCTTACCTGTTTCGACCGTCTCGCCGCCGCCCTCAATGCCCCGGACGAACCGGGCACGGCCAGCATCGGCCGCTGGCTGGTGACCACCGGAAGCGACTCCTCCGGCCGCACGATCGTCGCCGACCAGCGGCCGCTGGAGCCCTGGGGCGAGGAAGGCATCGTCCTGGAGATCACGTGCCGCAACGACCGCGTCTCTCTGGCGGTCGGCCGCGACAGCCCGGTCATGGGAGCGGCCAGCGTCTTCGTCACCCTGCGCATCAACGACCGCCTCGCCCCCGGCGACATCTGGCAGGGCTCGCGCGACCTGCAGCAGGCGATCTATCCCGGCGACGTGCGCGAGTTCCTGACGCGGCTGCCGGCCACCGGCACCCTCGCCATCCGTCTGGAAGGGTCGCGACGCTGGCGCTTCGAGGGCACCTACCGGCTCGACGGCATCGACACGATCCGCCGCCGGATGCTGGCGGCCTGCTCGCGCTGAGGCGGCGCTAGAAGGCGCAGCCGAAGGGTTCGAGGCCCCGGCGCATCTGCTCGCCCTGGGTGCGGCAGATTGCTTCGAGCTGCTGGCGCGTCTGCGGATCCTGCGCCAGGGACCGCCAGGTGGTGCGCAGTTGCGCCACCTGCTGGGAGAAGGTGACGCGATGGGTCGCCGGCACCTTGGTCGTCACGCAGACCTCGTAGCTGGTGATGAAGCGATCGCATTCCGGAATGCCGATCTCCTGGGCCAGGGCCGTGCCGCCGCCGGCGTGGAGCCCGATGGCCAGGGCCATCGCGACGGCGGATGTCCGGATGAAAGTCATGCGCATGCCTCCAGCAGCCGCCGACGCGGCGTGGGCGCCGGCCGTCCCCGGCCGCGCCCCTCATTGCGGTGAAGGTCGCCGCCGGCGGTTTCGGCGCGATGTCGCCGCGTCCGGCGTCGCGGCGAGGGCGGCGAGCCGCGGCGACACGGAAATGAAACATTGAGGGCCTCCTCAACCGGCCCGGAGCGGCCATGGCGGCATCGGCGGGTTCGTGGCATGATTTTTCGCGAAGGGCGGGGCAACGCCTGGAATGGGCAGGGGCGGGCGATGGGCGGCTGGTGGAGCATCGTTGCGGTCAGGGCGCCGGCCCTCGCGGTGGGGGCGCTGCTGGCGCTCGCCGCTTTCGCCCCTGGCCTCGCCGCCCGGGAGTTCCGCGTCGCCGACACCCAGCCGCCCGATTACCCGACGGTCACGGCGCTGGAGCTAATGGGCCGGCTCATCGCCGAGCGCACGGGCGGGCGCCATCGCCTGCGCATCTTCCACTCGCGCCAGCTCGGCGAGGAGAAGGAGACGATCGAGCAGACCCGAATCGGCGCCATCGACATCAACCGCACCAATGTCGCCCCGCTGGCGAGCTTCATTCCCGAGGCCAACATCCTCGCCTTGCCCTTCCTCTTCCGCTCGGTCGATCATCTCCACGCGGTGCTCGACGGGCCGGTCGGCGAGGACATCCTGGCGAGCTTCGAGCGCTACGGCCTCGTCGGCCTCGCCTTCTACGATTCCGGCGCCCGCTCCATCTACAATTCCGCCCGGCCCATCCGCCGGATCGAGGACCTGAAGGGCCTGCGCATCCGCGTCCAGCAGTCGGAGATGATGGTGGAGATGATGCGGGCGCTGGGCGCCGAGCCGGTGGCGCTGCCCTACGGCCAGGTCAACGTCAGCCTCGTCACCGGGCTGATCCACGGCGCCGAGAACAACTGGCCATCCTACGTCACCACCGACCATTACCAGGCGGCGCGCCACATCACCCTCACCGAGCACACCATGAGCCCCGAGGTCCTGGTGGTCTCGCGCAAGGCCTGGGACGAGCTGACCACCGCCGACCGCGACATCTTCCGTGCCGCCGCCCGCGAATCCGCCCGCGCCATGCGCGAGCAGTGGCTGAAGCTCGAACAGACCTCGCGGCGCCAGGCCGAAGCGGCGGGCGTCACCGTCGTCACCCTCGAGGACCGCAGCGGCTTCGAGGAGGCGGTGCGGCCCATCGTCGAGCGCTTCGCCGCCGATCCCCCGCTCGCGGCGCTGGTGACGCGCATCCGCCAGGCCCGCTGATGGATGCGACCACGGCACGCAGGGTGATGGTCCGGCCGGCGCTGCGCACCATTCGCGGCAGGCTCGACTGGGTGTCCGAACAGTTCCGGCGCATTCCCGTGCGCTGGCGCATCGTCACCGTCGTCATCCTGAACCTCGCCTTCATCACCCTGCTGATGCTGCTGATCGCCTCCGGCGCGCGGGCCATCCGCTCCGCCTGGGCAGACCTTCAGGAGGCCCGCCGCATCGACCGGCTCCTCGCCTCCATCGAGAACGACGCCGGGCGGCTCCAGACCCTCATCCACCGCTATTTCGCCCTGCCCAACGAGATGGTGCTGAACGAGATCGAACAGCGCCGGAAGGCGCTCCTCGCCAAGCTCGCCATCGAGCAGGAGATCGACCTCGCGCTGCAGAATCCGGCGCGCTCCGTCACCAGCGTCACCGAGCGCTTCATGCTCGGCTTCGACGAGCTGCGCAGCGTCCGCGAGACCATCTCGTCGATCTACGAGAACGAGATCCGCAAGCCGGCGAGCGAACTCTCCCAGCTCTATGCCGTGGTCGAGACCGCCATGGCCGACCGCTCGGCCCTCGTCGGCCCTTCGCTCGGCAAGTCGCGCGAGGCCTTCTCCGTCTTCCTCGTCGCCATCAACGACTATTACCTGACCCAGTCGGTGCAGGCGCAGCGCGAGGCCTCCCGCTCCATTGAGGTCATCCAGCAGACCGCCCCCGTCATGGTCGATCTCGCCCAGACCGAATTCCAGCGCGCCGCGCTGACGGCCCTCGCAGAACGCACCAACGCGCTGCGGGCCGGCTTCGGCCGCATGATCCAGGTCCTCGGCATGCAGAACCGGCTCCTCCAGGTGGAGATCGACGGCAATCAGGCGGTGATGGCCACCGTCATCCAGGAGGTCGCCGAGCGCGTCCGCGCCAAGGAGGACGCGGCGCAGGAACGGCTCGACCAGACGCTCCGGATCGTCTTCGTCCAGGCGGCGGGCATCGCCGGCATCTTCCTCGTCATCGCCGCCGTCATCTGGACCCTCATCGCCAGGTCGATCCGCGTTCCCCTCGACGACCTCGCCGGCAGCATGAACGCCATCGTCGCCGGCGACCTGGACCGCCCGCCCTCCGGCCTCACAGCCACCGATGACATCGGCCGCATGGCCCGCGCCGTGGAGGTGTTCCGCCAGAACGCCATCGAGAAGCAGCGGGCCGAACAGGACCTCGTCGCCGCCAAGGACCGCGCCGAGACGGCGCTCCATCACCTCCGAGACACCCAGCAGAGCCTGGTGGAAGCGGAGAAGCTCGCCGCCCTCGGCGGTCTCGTCGCCGGCGTCGCCCACGAGGTCAACAACCCCATCGGCATCTCGCTCACCGTCGCCTCCACCCTGTCGCGGCGCATCGACGAGTTCGCCGCCGACGTCGAGCGCGGCGAGCTGCGCCGCTCCCGCCTCGCCGACTTCGTCCAGGGCAGCCGCGAGGCGGCGAGCCAGCTCTCGCTCAACCTGCAGCGCGCCGGCGAGATGGTGCAGGCCTTCAAGCAGGTCGCCGTCGACCGCAGCCATGCCGACCGCCGCAGCTTCAATCTCGCCGAGGCCACCGACCAGATCGTCGCCAGCCTCCGCCCGACGCTGCGCCGCTCCCCGGTGAAGCTCGCGGTGGACGTGCCGCCCGACATCGTTCTCGACAGCTATCCCGGCCCCTACGGCCAGGTCGTGACCAACCTCTTCATCAACGCCCTGACCCACGCCTTTCCCGAGGGGCGCTCCGGCACCTTCTCCATCGCCGCCGCGGCCGAGGGTGATCAGGTGGTGATGACCTTCCGCGACGACGGTGTCGGCATGAACGCCGAGGTGCAGCGCCAGGCCTACGATCCCTTCTTCACCACCCGCCGCGGCGAGGGCGGCACCGGGCTCGGTCTGAATATCGTCTTCAACATCGTGACACGGCGCCTTGGCGGGCGTATCTCGCTGTCGTCGACGCCGGGCGTCGGCACCACCTTCCGCATCGTCCTGCCGCTCAACGCGCCGCAGGAGCCCGGCGACCGGCAGGAACCCGCATGATGTCCGAACCGAGAGAGGATGCCATTCACCCGGAGGACGACGATCTCGTCGCGATCCTCGACGACGGCCCGGACGCACCCGCGGTCGAGGCGGGCCGCTGGAAGGTCGCCATCATCGACGACGACGCGGCGATCCATTCCGGCACCAAATACGCCCTGTCGGACTACCAGCTCGCCGGCCACCGGCTGGACCTCTACTCCGCCTTCTCCGCCGCCGAGGGCCGCACCCTTCTCGCCCGTCATCCGGACATGGCGGTGGTGCTGCTCGACGTGGTGATGGAGAGCGACGGCGCCGGCCTCGACCTCGTCGACTACATCCGCAACGAGCTGAAGAACGACACGGTGCGCATCATCCTGCGCACCGGGCAGCCGGGCCAGGCGCCCGAGCGCAAGGTGATCGTCGACTACGACATCAACGACTACAAGGCGAAGACCGAGCTGACCGGCGACAAGCTCTTCACCTCGCTCACCGCCGCCATCCGCTCCTGGCAGCAGCTTATGCGGCTGGTGGAGACACGCCGCGGCCTCGAGCTGATCGTCGAGGCGGCCTCCGAGCTCTTCGACCTCAAGTCCATGAAGAAGCTCGCCGCCGGCGTGCTCACCCAGATCTCCGGGCTCGTCCAGGTCTCCTGCGAGGGCATCCTGGTGCTGCGCGAGGACAAGGAGCGCTTCGCCGTGCTGGCCGGATCCGGGGTCTATGCGCCCGTCGCCGCAGCGGCCGACGGCGTGCTTGACCCCGCCATGGCCCGGCTGGTCGACTCGGCCTTCGAACGCCGTCGCCACGCCTTCGACGCCGCCGAGACGGCGCTCTACATCAAGACCCCGACGGGCCGCGAGATCGTCGTGGCGCTGACCTCCGACCGGCCGCTCTCCGACACCGACCAGACCCTGGTCGCGGTCTTCTGCGGCCGGCTCTCCACCGCCTTCGACAACGTCATCCTCTACGAGCAGCTGCAGGCGGCCAACGCCACCCTCGAGCGGCGCGTCGCCGAGCGCACCCGCCAGCTCACCCTCGCCAACGAGCGGCTCACCGCCCAGTGGCAGCGCCTGAAGCGCACCAACGACCACAAGGCCGAGGTGCTCGGCACCGTCGCCCACGACCTGAAGAATCCGCTCGGCGTCATCCTCGGGCGGTCCGAGATGATGAACGAGCTCCTCTGCCTCGACCCGCCGAACATCGACCGCGCCCGCAGCCAGATCGAGCAGATCCGCTCCTCCGTCGCCCGCATGACCTCGATGGTGGACGAACTCATCAACGACGCCATGCTGGACGCCGAGGACATCGTGCTGCGCCTCGCCGACATCGACGCCGTTGCCGTCGTCGGCGCGGTAATCGACGCCAACGCGCCGCTCGCCGACCGCAAGGGCCAGATGCTGATCTACCGCGGGCCCGACACGCTGCCCGGCCGCGCCGACCCGGACCGCCTGCGCGAGGCGATCGACAACCTCGTCTCCAACGCGGTGAAATATTCGCCGCCGGGCGGCCGCATCACCGTCTCCCTCACGTCCAGCGAGGGCGGCCACCGCATCGCCGTCACCGACTCCGGGCCGGGCCTGACGCCGGAGGACGAGCAGCGCCTGTTCGGCCGCTTCCAGCGCCTCTCCGCCAAGCCCACCGCGGGGGAGAGCTCCACCGGCCTCGGCCTCTTCATCTGCCGGCGCATCGTCGAGCTGCACGGTGGCCGCATCACCGCCACCAGCAACGGCCCCGGCAAGGGCGCGACCTTCGCCTTCACCCTGCCGCCCCTCGTGCAGCGGGGGCCCTCGTGAATCCCGGCCAGCTCGTCTTCGTCGTCGACGACGAGGCCGCCGCCCGCGACATGGTCGGCGACTACCTGAAGATGCATGGCTTCCGCGTGACGCTCTGCGACGGCGGCGCGGCGCTGCGCCGGGCGCTGGAGGAGGAGCGGCCCGCCCTCGTGGTGCTCGACCTCAACATGCCGGAGGAGGACGGCCTCTCCGTCGTCCGCGACCTGAAGCAGCGTCTGGCCGTGCCGGTGATCATGCTCACCGCCACCGCGAGCCCCGACGACCGGGTCACCGGCCTCGACCTCGGCGCCGACGACTATCTCGCCAAGCCATGCGAGCTGCGCGAGCTCCTCGCCCGCATCCGCGCCCTGCTGCGCCGGGCCGTGGCGCCGCCGCGTCCGGCCGGCACCGGCGACGCCCGCGACCTCGTCCGCTTCGGCACCAAGATGCTCGACCTCGGCGCCCATGTGCTGCGCGACGAGACCGGCGCCGAAATGCCGCTGACGAGTTCGGAGTTCAACCTGCTCAAGGCCTTCGCCGACAATCCGCGCCGCGTCCTCTCCCGCGACCGGCTGCTCGACCTCGCCGGCGCCCGCGACCCCGAGGCCTATGACCGCGCCGTCGACGTGCGCATCACCCGCATCCGCCGCAAGATCGAGCCGGACGCCGAGGCCCCCGCCTATATCCGCACGGTGCGCGGTGCCGGCTACATGTTCATGCCCGAGGGCGAGAAGGGCTGACCGGCGGGGCCCTTTCCCGCGTCCTGAAACACGCGAGGCCCGTCCTGCAACGTTCGCCCGCAGGGGCCGACACGCGCCGGCAAGGCTTGAAACACGGCCCCGTGCCATTGAAACGCGGGCTTGCCGCGCGAGACACCACGACGAAAACGCTCCCCCTTACGTTCTCTTCAACCCGATGACGCCGGGCGCGCCGCTCCGATGAACCTTTTCGGCGGCCACGGCGACAGAGGGGAGACCGGCCCACGGAGGGCCGAGATGGGGGATCGCACATGAACCGGATATCGAAGTTTCTGGCTCTCGGCGGTGTGGCGGGCTTCGGCCTCGTCCTGGCACTCGGCCTCTCGCACGACGGCCGCGCCGCCGGCACCGTGCCCTCCCTGGCCCTGACCTTCTCGGCCGCCGACGTCGACCATGCCCATTCCGCCTTCGACGGCTTCCGCAACCGCCTCGACGGTGCCCCGCGCGCCTCCGAGACGGCCGGCCGCACCGCCGCCATCACCGGCGACCGCACCGACTGCGCCCGCTTCGCCTGGCCGCACATTCCCGCCGCCTGCCAGACCTCGTCCAAGGGCGAGCATCTGCGCCCCGTCCGCATGGTCGCCCTCGACCAGACCTCCCGCTGATCCACCGAACCCGCCCGGAGCCCGCCATGAACCGCCGCCTCGTCCTCGCCGCCGCCCTGTCGCTCGCCGCCTCGGCCGCCTCCGCCAATCCCTTCGTCCAGACGATCATGTTCGACCCGGACACCCGCGAGCCCCTGGTCGCCCGGCCGCACGCCTCGGCCGCCGCCCGCGCCCCCGCCATCCCGCGCGAGATCGTCGCCTACACCGGCGGCCATGCCCCCGGCACGGTCGTGGTCAACACCACCGAGCGCCGCCTCTACCTCGTCCTCGCCGACGGCCGCGCCATCCGCTACGGCATCGGCGTCGGTCGCCCCGGCTTCGAATGGGCCGGCAGCCCCACCATCACCCGCAAGCAGGAATGGCCGGACTGGCGCCCGCCGGTGCAGATGCTGCAGCGCCGCCCCGACCTGCCGCGCTTCATGGCCGGCGGCCCCGACAACCCGCTCGGCGCCCGTGCCCTCTATCTCGGCTCCTCGCTCTACCGCATCCACGGCTCCAACGAGCCGCACACCATCGGCCAGGCCGTCTCCTCCGGCTGCATCCGCATGCTCAACGAGGACGTCGTCGACCTCTACGACCGCGTCCGCGTCGGCACCCGGGTCGTCGTCCTGCGCTGAACGCCTCTCCTGCCGTGCATCCCGCATGACCTCCAACTGCCCCGACGGCCCCGCCGTCGGGGCTTTTTCATGACGGGGCCGGCGGCAGGCGCGCGCGACCGGATCGGCCCGCCGCGGACACGGCGACGGCCTGTGGATCATTCTCCCCGATGAGGGTGGACAGCCCCGGCGGGAGCCTCTATAAGCCGGCCCGCACTGCCGCTGATCGTCATCTGACGGTCATGCGCCGCGGTCGCCCGGGTAGCTCAGTTGGTAGAGCATGCGACTGAAAATCGCAGTGTCGGTGGTTCGATTCCGCCCCCGGGCACCATTTCCTCAACATCGCTGACGTCTGACGCGCTTTCCGTCGCGCCGCCTCGCGGACGGCGAAAAACCCCGCGGGCCTTGCGGCGCGCGGGGTCCGATCGTCATGCCGCCGCTGGCGCTCAGCGCCCCCGTGTTTCCAAGATGCGGCACGGTCCGCGGGCGATCCGGCCGCAGGCCATGAGCGCCATCGACACCGCCTGATCGACGCTCCCCCGGCCATATTGCGAGCTGCAGCCGCCAGGCCCGAGGGCGAGGGCCCGCGGACCCGGCCGGGTGAAGTGGCGGATATAGACGCCCCGGCAACTGCCCGTCACCTCCGGCGGCGGCGTGACGGCGCTGACCGGGCCGCCCGGGCGGCCCGGACCCGAGGCAACGCTGCAC contains:
- a CDS encoding sensor histidine kinase; this encodes MDATTARRVMVRPALRTIRGRLDWVSEQFRRIPVRWRIVTVVILNLAFITLLMLLIASGARAIRSAWADLQEARRIDRLLASIENDAGRLQTLIHRYFALPNEMVLNEIEQRRKALLAKLAIEQEIDLALQNPARSVTSVTERFMLGFDELRSVRETISSIYENEIRKPASELSQLYAVVETAMADRSALVGPSLGKSREAFSVFLVAINDYYLTQSVQAQREASRSIEVIQQTAPVMVDLAQTEFQRAALTALAERTNALRAGFGRMIQVLGMQNRLLQVEIDGNQAVMATVIQEVAERVRAKEDAAQERLDQTLRIVFVQAAGIAGIFLVIAAVIWTLIARSIRVPLDDLAGSMNAIVAGDLDRPPSGLTATDDIGRMARAVEVFRQNAIEKQRAEQDLVAAKDRAETALHHLRDTQQSLVEAEKLAALGGLVAGVAHEVNNPIGISLTVASTLSRRIDEFAADVERGELRRSRLADFVQGSREAASQLSLNLQRAGEMVQAFKQVAVDRSHADRRSFNLAEATDQIVASLRPTLRRSPVKLAVDVPPDIVLDSYPGPYGQVVTNLFINALTHAFPEGRSGTFSIAAAAEGDQVVMTFRDDGVGMNAEVQRQAYDPFFTTRRGEGGTGLGLNIVFNIVTRRLGGRISLSSTPGVGTTFRIVLPLNAPQEPGDRQEPA
- a CDS encoding sensor histidine kinase produces the protein MSEPREDAIHPEDDDLVAILDDGPDAPAVEAGRWKVAIIDDDAAIHSGTKYALSDYQLAGHRLDLYSAFSAAEGRTLLARHPDMAVVLLDVVMESDGAGLDLVDYIRNELKNDTVRIILRTGQPGQAPERKVIVDYDINDYKAKTELTGDKLFTSLTAAIRSWQQLMRLVETRRGLELIVEAASELFDLKSMKKLAAGVLTQISGLVQVSCEGILVLREDKERFAVLAGSGVYAPVAAAADGVLDPAMARLVDSAFERRRHAFDAAETALYIKTPTGREIVVALTSDRPLSDTDQTLVAVFCGRLSTAFDNVILYEQLQAANATLERRVAERTRQLTLANERLTAQWQRLKRTNDHKAEVLGTVAHDLKNPLGVILGRSEMMNELLCLDPPNIDRARSQIEQIRSSVARMTSMVDELINDAMLDAEDIVLRLADIDAVAVVGAVIDANAPLADRKGQMLIYRGPDTLPGRADPDRLREAIDNLVSNAVKYSPPGGRITVSLTSSEGGHRIAVTDSGPGLTPEDEQRLFGRFQRLSAKPTAGESSTGLGLFICRRIVELHGGRITATSNGPGKGATFAFTLPPLVQRGPS
- a CDS encoding winged helix-turn-helix domain-containing protein; protein product: MVGDYLKMHGFRVTLCDGGAALRRALEEERPALVVLDLNMPEEDGLSVVRDLKQRLAVPVIMLTATASPDDRVTGLDLGADDYLAKPCELRELLARIRALLRRAVAPPRPAGTGDARDLVRFGTKMLDLGAHVLRDETGAEMPLTSSEFNLLKAFADNPRRVLSRDRLLDLAGARDPEAYDRAVDVRITRIRRKIEPDAEAPAYIRTVRGAGYMFMPEGEKG
- a CDS encoding L,D-transpeptidase; the encoded protein is MNRRLVLAAALSLAASAASANPFVQTIMFDPDTREPLVARPHASAAARAPAIPREIVAYTGGHAPGTVVVNTTERRLYLVLADGRAIRYGIGVGRPGFEWAGSPTITRKQEWPDWRPPVQMLQRRPDLPRFMAGGPDNPLGARALYLGSSLYRIHGSNEPHTIGQAVSSGCIRMLNEDVVDLYDRVRVGTRVVVLR